A genomic segment from Frateuria edaphi encodes:
- a CDS encoding low molecular weight protein-tyrosine-phosphatase — translation MFNSILVVCVGNVCRSPVAEFLFRRELGERDIHVSSAGLGALVGRPIDQNAAALLEDDGIDASEHRARQLEASMLREADLVLAMERRHLNAVVKLAPEASGKVFLFDKWHAGSDVPDPFRRSRSVFEQVHASIERGVGSWLRYL, via the coding sequence GTGTTCAACAGCATCCTGGTGGTCTGCGTCGGCAATGTTTGCCGCAGCCCGGTGGCGGAATTCCTGTTCCGCCGCGAACTGGGCGAGCGCGACATCCACGTCAGCAGCGCCGGCCTGGGCGCGCTGGTGGGGCGGCCGATCGACCAGAACGCCGCCGCACTGCTGGAAGACGACGGCATCGATGCCAGCGAACACCGTGCGCGCCAGCTCGAGGCATCGATGCTGCGCGAAGCGGACCTGGTCCTGGCGATGGAGCGCCGACACCTGAACGCGGTGGTGAAGCTCGCCCCGGAGGCCAGCGGCAAGGTGTTTCTTTTCGACAAATGGCACGCGGGCAGCGACGTGCCGGATCCATTTCGACGTTCGCGCAGTGTGTTCGAGCAAGTACACGCCTCAATCGAACGTGGCGTCGGCAGTTGGCTGCGCTACCTGTGA
- a CDS encoding polysaccharide biosynthesis tyrosine autokinase → MTTKQTFPSSPRRDDDIDLHALLGTLLDHKWLIIGVTAVFFVISVIYATLTTPIYEATATVQVEQKVPSLPGLDDLSQTLGTSSSQATTEIALITSRTIIGQAVNNLKLDITAKPERFPVIGDYMARSYNPQMPGDVAPPFMGMDSYDWGGAELDIFQLDVPSALLDKQLRLVAGEHGTYTLTDAGDNVLLTGRVGESATGNGITMQVQSLHANPGAVFDVARHSHLGTITGLQGAIQATEQGKDSGIIVLTYDNIDPVLATQLLDQISALYVQQNVERNSAEAANSLKFVKEQLPKVKMDLEKATAALNAFQMRAHSVDISLQTKGLLDQTVALDTQIENLRMQMADVERKFTSNHPTYQALAAQIGQLQGKKAALEKQVGHLPDTQQELLRLTRDVQVSNETYTNLLNQAQQLDIARAGTVGNVRVVDRAATNTNRPVWPPKMILVLAGTALGGLLALAFIFIRQLLNRGVEDLAAIEHVGLPVYACVPLSAAEREITERNGRVRRGAYAQHLLAQSAPDDLAVEALRSLRTSLHFARLEAKNNLLMISSPGPGAGKTFVGSNLAAVIAQAGQRVLLIDADMRKGALHTVVGGRPEQGLSELISGQIGLSEAVRTVEGANNLYFISRGKVPPNPSELLMHSHFTALLEKLKPRFDLIIIDTPPILAVTDAAVIGHHVGTSLMVVRFGVNQAREIALAKQRFEQNGVPVKGAIFNAVEKRSAGYYAYAYYEYAGAKA, encoded by the coding sequence ATGACCACCAAACAGACCTTCCCGTCCTCACCGCGTCGCGATGACGACATCGATCTGCACGCGCTGCTCGGCACGCTGCTCGACCACAAGTGGTTGATCATCGGCGTCACTGCGGTGTTCTTCGTGATCAGCGTGATTTATGCCACGCTGACCACACCGATCTACGAGGCCACCGCCACCGTACAGGTGGAACAGAAAGTCCCCAGCCTGCCTGGCCTGGACGATCTGTCGCAAACGTTGGGCACCTCTTCCTCGCAGGCGACCACCGAGATCGCACTGATCACCTCGCGCACGATCATCGGGCAGGCGGTGAACAACCTCAAGCTGGACATCACCGCCAAGCCGGAGCGCTTCCCGGTGATCGGCGACTACATGGCGCGCAGCTACAACCCGCAGATGCCGGGTGACGTGGCCCCGCCGTTCATGGGCATGGACAGCTACGACTGGGGCGGCGCGGAACTGGACATCTTCCAGCTCGACGTGCCTTCGGCGCTCCTCGACAAGCAGCTGCGGCTGGTCGCCGGTGAGCATGGCACCTATACGCTGACCGACGCGGGCGACAACGTGCTGCTGACCGGCCGCGTGGGCGAATCGGCCACGGGCAACGGCATCACGATGCAGGTGCAGTCGCTGCACGCCAATCCCGGCGCCGTGTTCGACGTGGCGCGCCACTCGCACCTGGGCACGATCACCGGCCTGCAGGGGGCCATCCAGGCCACCGAGCAGGGCAAGGACTCGGGCATCATCGTGCTCACCTACGACAACATCGATCCGGTGCTGGCAACGCAGCTGCTGGACCAGATCAGCGCGCTGTACGTGCAGCAGAACGTGGAGCGCAACTCCGCCGAGGCGGCCAACAGCCTGAAGTTCGTCAAGGAGCAGCTGCCCAAGGTCAAGATGGACCTGGAGAAGGCGACCGCCGCGTTGAACGCGTTCCAGATGCGCGCGCACTCGGTGGACATCAGCCTGCAGACCAAGGGATTGCTCGACCAGACGGTCGCGCTGGACACGCAGATCGAAAACCTGCGCATGCAGATGGCCGACGTCGAGCGCAAGTTCACTTCCAACCATCCGACCTACCAGGCCCTCGCCGCGCAGATCGGGCAGTTGCAGGGCAAGAAGGCCGCGCTGGAGAAGCAGGTCGGCCACCTGCCCGACACGCAGCAGGAACTGCTGCGCCTGACCCGCGACGTGCAGGTCAGCAACGAGACCTACACCAACCTGCTCAACCAGGCCCAGCAGCTCGACATCGCGCGCGCCGGCACCGTCGGCAACGTGCGCGTGGTCGACCGCGCCGCGACCAACACCAACCGTCCGGTGTGGCCGCCGAAGATGATCCTGGTGCTCGCCGGCACCGCGCTGGGTGGCCTGCTCGCGCTCGCCTTCATCTTCATCCGCCAGTTGCTCAACCGTGGCGTGGAAGACCTGGCCGCCATCGAGCACGTCGGCCTGCCGGTCTACGCCTGCGTGCCGCTGTCGGCCGCCGAGCGCGAGATCACCGAGCGCAATGGCCGCGTGCGACGAGGGGCGTACGCCCAGCACCTGCTGGCGCAAAGCGCGCCGGACGACCTGGCGGTGGAGGCGTTGCGCAGCCTGCGCACCAGCCTGCACTTCGCCCGCCTGGAAGCGAAGAACAACCTGCTGATGATCTCCAGCCCCGGCCCGGGCGCAGGCAAGACCTTCGTCGGTTCGAACCTGGCGGCGGTGATCGCGCAGGCCGGCCAGCGCGTGCTGCTGATCGACGCGGACATGCGCAAGGGCGCACTGCACACCGTGGTCGGCGGCCGTCCGGAGCAGGGCCTGTCGGAACTGATCTCCGGCCAGATCGGCCTGTCCGAGGCCGTGCGCACGGTGGAGGGGGCGAACAACCTCTACTTCATCTCGCGTGGCAAGGTTCCGCCGAATCCGTCCGAGCTGCTGATGCACTCGCACTTCACCGCGTTGCTCGAGAAGCTCAAGCCGCGCTTCGACCTGATCATCATCGATACGCCGCCGATCCTGGCGGTGACCGACGCGGCGGTGATCGGCCATCACGTAGGCACCAGCCTGATGGTCGTGCGCTTCGGCGTGAACCAGGCGCGCGAGATCGCGCTGGCCAAGCAGCGCTTCGAACAGAACGGCGTGCCAGTGAAGGGCGCGATCTTCAACGCGGTCGAGAAGCGCAGCGCCGGCTACTACGCCTACGCGTACTACGAGTACGCGGGCGCCAAGGCCTGA
- a CDS encoding UDP-glucose dehydrogenase family protein has protein sequence MKVTLFGTGYVGLVTGTCLAEMGNHVLCVDVDAAKVARLKHGEVPIYEPGLAPLVKRNHEGGRLDFTTEAEPAVHHADVIFIAVGTPPDEDGSADLRYVLEVARSIGKHLNRYAVVVNKSTVPVGTADKVRATIAQALAERGAVIPFDVVSNPEFLKEGDAVEDCLRPDRIVIGSSSERAVGVLRKLYAPFNRNHDRTVVMDERSAELTKYAANAMLATKISFMNEIANIAERVGADIEQVRRGIGSDPRIGYHFIYPGAGYGGSCFPKDVQALERIARTVDYEAKLLGAVEAVNHAQKGKLFELIERHCGGQLKGRTVALWGLAFKPNTDDMREASSRRLMEQLWAAGARVRAFDPEARAETTRIYGERPDLTLCEDAYEALDGADVLAIVTEWKAFRAPDFARIRGALKDPAIFDGRNLYDPAQVEEAGLAYYGIGRGRSLASVPVPSAAVLRPAATA, from the coding sequence CTGAAAGTCACCCTGTTCGGTACCGGCTACGTCGGCCTGGTCACCGGGACCTGCCTGGCGGAAATGGGCAACCACGTCCTGTGCGTGGACGTGGACGCGGCCAAGGTCGCGCGTTTGAAGCATGGCGAGGTGCCGATCTACGAGCCAGGCCTCGCGCCGTTGGTCAAGCGCAACCACGAGGGTGGTCGGCTGGACTTCACCACCGAGGCGGAGCCGGCGGTGCACCACGCCGACGTGATCTTCATCGCCGTGGGGACGCCGCCGGACGAGGACGGCAGCGCGGACCTGCGCTACGTGCTCGAAGTGGCGCGCAGCATCGGCAAGCACCTGAACCGCTACGCGGTGGTGGTCAACAAGTCGACCGTGCCGGTGGGCACCGCCGACAAGGTGCGCGCGACCATCGCCCAGGCGCTGGCCGAGCGCGGCGCGGTGATTCCGTTCGACGTGGTCTCCAACCCCGAGTTCCTCAAGGAAGGCGATGCGGTGGAGGACTGCCTGCGGCCGGACCGCATCGTGATCGGCAGCTCCAGCGAGCGCGCCGTCGGCGTGCTGCGCAAGCTGTACGCGCCGTTCAACCGCAACCATGACCGCACGGTGGTGATGGACGAGCGCTCGGCCGAGCTGACCAAGTACGCGGCCAACGCGATGCTGGCGACCAAGATCAGCTTCATGAACGAGATCGCCAACATCGCCGAGCGCGTCGGCGCGGACATCGAACAGGTGCGCCGCGGCATCGGTTCGGACCCGCGCATCGGCTACCACTTCATCTACCCCGGCGCCGGCTACGGAGGCTCGTGCTTTCCCAAGGACGTGCAGGCGCTGGAGCGCATCGCGCGCACGGTGGACTACGAGGCGAAGCTGCTGGGTGCGGTGGAGGCGGTCAACCACGCGCAGAAGGGCAAGCTGTTCGAGCTGATCGAGCGCCACTGCGGCGGCCAGCTGAAGGGCCGGACCGTGGCGTTGTGGGGCCTGGCGTTCAAGCCCAACACGGACGACATGCGCGAGGCGTCCAGCCGGCGGCTGATGGAACAGCTGTGGGCGGCCGGCGCCAGGGTGCGGGCGTTCGACCCGGAGGCGCGCGCGGAGACCACGCGCATCTACGGCGAGCGGCCGGACCTCACGCTGTGCGAGGACGCGTACGAGGCGCTGGACGGTGCCGACGTGCTGGCGATCGTGACCGAGTGGAAGGCGTTCCGCGCGCCGGACTTCGCGCGCATCCGCGGCGCATTGAAGGACCCGGCGATCTTCGACGGACGCAACCTGTACGACCCGGCGCAAGTGGAGGAGGCAGGGCTGGCCTATTACGGCATCGGGCGCGGGCGTTCGCTCGCATCGGTGCCGGTGCCCTCGGCGGCCGTGCTGCGGCCGGCGGCCACGGCCTGA
- a CDS encoding polysaccharide pyruvyl transferase family protein gives MKRFYLSGQRTFRNRGCEAIVRSTVALLKEQFGDVEVLVPSVNIARDSEQWPNAADDGVRLVRAYLPPPSRYWVQLQSLPLPLIKRAGWPFPMPRWLRRQLESVDAVLAVGGDNYSLDYRIPSPIMSVDGWAMDMGKPVMLWGASVGPFEREPEFVEPVTRHLARMHFVAAGESMSHDYLVHKLGLRNVIRMAEPSFMLGKEPVDLAPFWPRGEGHVLGLNVSRLIERHKRQDKDLHAELAAFIRHAVKEHQLGVLLIPHADPLREDTRGGDAAYMEPLLARLADLGDSVKMMPNDFNAVQTKYVISYLRFFIGARAHPVIAALSSGVPTVSIAYSVKACGINRDMFGNQEMVLQARNLSSTSLREALDHLVQREDTLRSLLEQRTTEWQLAARAAAARINDCLC, from the coding sequence GTGAAACGCTTCTACCTCTCCGGACAGCGCACGTTTCGCAACCGAGGTTGCGAGGCCATCGTGCGCAGTACGGTCGCCCTGCTGAAGGAACAATTCGGCGACGTCGAGGTGCTCGTGCCCTCGGTCAACATCGCGCGCGACAGCGAGCAGTGGCCGAATGCCGCCGATGACGGCGTCCGCCTCGTGCGCGCCTACCTGCCGCCGCCGTCGCGCTACTGGGTGCAACTGCAGAGCCTGCCGCTGCCGCTGATCAAGCGCGCCGGCTGGCCCTTCCCCATGCCGCGCTGGTTGCGTCGCCAGCTCGAATCGGTCGACGCCGTGCTGGCCGTGGGTGGCGACAACTATTCGCTCGACTACCGCATCCCCTCGCCGATCATGAGCGTGGACGGCTGGGCCATGGACATGGGCAAGCCGGTAATGCTGTGGGGCGCCTCGGTCGGTCCGTTCGAGCGCGAGCCCGAGTTCGTCGAGCCGGTCACGCGCCACCTGGCGCGCATGCATTTCGTGGCGGCCGGCGAGTCGATGAGCCACGACTACCTGGTCCACAAGCTGGGCCTGCGCAACGTGATCCGCATGGCCGAGCCCTCGTTCATGCTCGGCAAGGAGCCGGTCGACCTGGCGCCGTTCTGGCCGCGCGGCGAGGGCCACGTGCTGGGCCTCAACGTGAGCCGGCTGATCGAACGGCACAAGCGCCAGGACAAGGACCTGCACGCGGAACTGGCGGCATTCATCCGCCACGCGGTGAAGGAACACCAGCTTGGCGTGCTGCTGATCCCGCACGCCGACCCGCTGCGCGAAGACACGCGCGGCGGCGACGCGGCGTACATGGAACCGTTGCTGGCGCGGCTGGCCGACCTGGGCGACTCGGTCAAGATGATGCCCAACGACTTCAACGCGGTGCAGACCAAGTACGTCATCAGCTACCTGCGCTTCTTCATCGGCGCGCGCGCGCATCCGGTGATCGCCGCGCTCTCCAGCGGCGTGCCCACGGTGTCGATCGCGTACAGCGTCAAGGCCTGCGGGATCAACCGCGACATGTTCGGCAACCAGGAAATGGTGCTGCAGGCACGCAACCTTTCCTCGACCTCCCTGCGCGAGGCGCTCGATCACCTGGTGCAGCGGGAGGACACGCTGCGCAGCCTGCTCGAACAGCGCACCACCGAGTGGCAGCTCGCCGCGCGGGCGGCCGCCGCACGCATCAACGACTGCCTGTGCTGA
- a CDS encoding glycosyltransferase family 2 protein, whose translation METLIAGNTMRPTLALDDKVAPVSVVVPCYRCVDTIGPAVASVAAQQLPPAEVLLVDDCSGDGTLERLYQVAAEYPDGWVRVFTLARNGGPSAARNHGWEHARQPYIAFLDADDTWHPEKLAIQMHVLAGDPGIALLAHAMNVQARTDPPPQVRRPIAVRVLPNRLPLMGSPFPTASMLLRRDLPFRFDERRRRAEDFMLWAQILLSGYRCARIEPVLASWHKPPFGAGGLSGDMEAMYAAAIDVRRTLHEQGLIGGARMRVAAVLGVARYARRRAITYARRFSAGTRSTGTRATHADQTS comes from the coding sequence ATGGAAACGCTGATCGCAGGAAACACGATGCGCCCGACCCTCGCCCTCGACGACAAGGTGGCGCCGGTGAGCGTGGTGGTGCCTTGCTACCGCTGCGTCGACACCATCGGTCCGGCGGTGGCATCGGTCGCCGCGCAGCAACTGCCGCCGGCCGAAGTGCTGTTGGTCGACGACTGCAGCGGCGACGGCACGCTCGAGCGCCTCTACCAGGTGGCCGCCGAATACCCGGATGGCTGGGTGCGTGTCTTCACGCTGGCGCGCAACGGCGGGCCCAGCGCGGCGCGAAACCACGGCTGGGAGCACGCACGCCAGCCGTACATCGCTTTCCTCGACGCCGACGACACCTGGCATCCGGAAAAGCTCGCGATCCAGATGCACGTGCTTGCGGGCGATCCGGGCATTGCCCTGCTGGCACACGCCATGAACGTACAGGCACGCACCGACCCGCCGCCGCAGGTGCGCCGTCCGATCGCGGTACGCGTCCTGCCCAACCGCTTGCCGCTGATGGGCAGCCCGTTTCCCACCGCCTCGATGCTGCTTCGGCGCGACCTGCCGTTCCGCTTCGACGAACGCCGCCGACGCGCGGAGGACTTCATGCTCTGGGCGCAGATCCTGCTCTCCGGCTACCGCTGCGCGCGGATCGAACCCGTGCTGGCGTCCTGGCACAAGCCGCCGTTCGGCGCCGGCGGCCTGAGCGGCGACATGGAAGCGATGTACGCCGCGGCGATCGACGTGCGCCGCACGCTCCACGAACAAGGCCTGATCGGCGGCGCGCGCATGCGCGTGGCCGCCGTGCTGGGCGTGGCCCGCTACGCGCGCCGGCGCGCCATCACCTACGCGCGCCGGTTCTCCGCGGGCACGCGCTCCACCGGCACGCGTGCCACCCATGCCGACCAGACGAGCTGA
- a CDS encoding EpsG family protein: MNTTSTMDQPLAYSDSPTNTNARVLLGLMLVAAVIVVVTFAVATRGNIGTDTSVYASFFESLQHHGETDSRFEPVFYYLSVILAATGMSFTGYEGVMFLVMMGTALVATRRYHTFLESETGYTTFLAASLLFLFISPVMSNATINVMRQGLSSLLVFTALLAFYQRQWRAFILWGLLATGFHYSALLYLFFAPVLLLNTKLLRVAGILAFLAYCSGVTMVLVRALVPAVYTMVMAYDAGSSYKAGVRLDFAVFSLFWYVLPWVVAPFVREPVRERINQSTAIYLVLMLPFFAVGWGNFSNRYLLPAWLSVSLILAAICCDSRLSPLRNPVVLRMGLVGAGGVFCYYVTHGVVL; this comes from the coding sequence ATGAACACCACCAGCACCATGGACCAGCCCCTCGCGTACTCCGACAGTCCGACCAACACCAATGCCCGCGTGCTGCTCGGGCTGATGCTGGTGGCGGCGGTGATCGTCGTGGTCACCTTTGCCGTGGCTACCCGCGGCAACATCGGCACCGACACCTCGGTCTACGCCAGCTTCTTCGAAAGCCTCCAGCACCATGGCGAAACGGACAGCCGCTTCGAACCGGTCTTCTACTACCTGAGCGTGATCCTGGCCGCCACCGGCATGAGCTTCACGGGCTACGAGGGCGTGATGTTCCTGGTGATGATGGGCACCGCGCTGGTGGCCACCCGCCGCTACCACACGTTCCTGGAGAGCGAGACCGGCTACACGACCTTCCTGGCCGCCTCGCTGCTGTTCCTGTTCATCTCGCCGGTGATGTCCAACGCGACGATCAACGTGATGCGCCAGGGCCTCTCCTCGCTACTGGTGTTCACCGCGCTGCTGGCGTTCTACCAGCGCCAGTGGCGCGCGTTCATCCTGTGGGGCCTGCTGGCCACCGGGTTCCACTACTCGGCGCTGCTGTACCTGTTCTTCGCGCCGGTACTGCTGCTCAATACCAAGCTGCTGCGCGTGGCTGGCATCCTGGCGTTCCTGGCCTACTGCAGCGGCGTGACCATGGTGCTGGTGCGGGCGCTGGTGCCAGCCGTCTACACCATGGTGATGGCCTACGACGCCGGTTCCTCCTACAAGGCCGGTGTGCGCCTGGATTTCGCGGTGTTCTCGCTGTTCTGGTACGTGTTGCCGTGGGTGGTCGCGCCGTTCGTGCGCGAGCCGGTGCGCGAGCGCATCAACCAGAGCACCGCGATCTACCTGGTACTGATGCTGCCGTTCTTCGCGGTGGGCTGGGGCAACTTCTCCAACCGCTACCTGTTGCCGGCTTGGTTGTCGGTATCGCTGATCCTGGCCGCGATCTGTTGCGACAGCCGGCTCTCGCCCCTGCGCAATCCGGTCGTGCTGCGGATGGGGCTGGTCGGTGCGGGCGGCGTGTTCTGCTACTACGTCACCCACGGCGTGGTGCTGTGA
- a CDS encoding asparagine synthase-related protein, protein MSTATAVQDADPRIKLQASPYRYDADFAPLSGQAGGRPIDPVSVADVLRNAFVYPPHTIYRDVRVAVIGFDPELDLHAAPEYRFPFRSSPAPKRPTEQVADEDSLLETYHRLLCEAVTRSTAGMHTPWMLQSGGKDSSSLAIAVAEARPDTTCLTYLGGREEDEVESARAVARQLGLRHEALVCQPARAYDRYLAMVPRLPLLSADFAMLSYADLTTEIAGAGGDGVIDGLGSDIYFGTPVDARKSALFRMARDLPVPAKLFEAGPVSRSFVACFVLATLGMDPFERYFPGSRFSDAEVDRLLGRPVASQSRQRLRVFQEELANARTIEARKRVTLAIVEAGAGFPKGQYTTSALGLRQAYPFCDPQLAEWVYREVPDAQLIDRDGHNKPLVRKHIARRFGELPYVRAKGCFRFDLCGLAAERFEQVHAFAVEARDLVPGAARWLEDYRGRMGNKFFASKFYLLAVVLPWLLSRADAPAQRPDA, encoded by the coding sequence ATGTCCACCGCCACCGCCGTGCAGGATGCCGATCCCCGCATCAAGCTCCAGGCTTCGCCGTACCGTTACGACGCGGATTTCGCGCCGTTGTCGGGGCAGGCTGGCGGCAGGCCGATCGATCCGGTTTCCGTCGCCGACGTGCTGCGCAATGCGTTCGTGTATCCGCCGCATACGATCTATCGGGATGTCCGGGTGGCGGTGATCGGCTTCGACCCGGAACTCGACCTGCATGCGGCGCCCGAATACCGCTTTCCGTTCCGCTCTTCGCCCGCGCCGAAGCGGCCGACCGAACAGGTCGCGGACGAGGACTCGCTGCTCGAAACCTACCACCGGCTGCTGTGCGAGGCGGTCACGCGCTCGACCGCTGGCATGCATACGCCCTGGATGCTGCAGAGCGGCGGCAAGGATTCCAGCTCGCTGGCGATCGCGGTCGCCGAGGCCCGGCCGGACACCACGTGCCTGACCTATCTGGGCGGGCGCGAGGAGGACGAGGTCGAGTCCGCCCGCGCGGTCGCGCGGCAGCTCGGCCTGCGCCACGAAGCGCTGGTGTGCCAGCCGGCGCGCGCCTACGACCGTTACCTGGCGATGGTGCCGCGCCTGCCGTTGCTGTCGGCCGACTTCGCCATGCTGTCCTACGCCGATCTCACCACCGAGATCGCCGGCGCCGGCGGTGATGGCGTCATCGACGGGCTGGGTTCGGACATCTATTTCGGCACGCCGGTGGATGCGCGCAAGAGCGCGCTGTTCCGCATGGCCAGGGATCTTCCGGTGCCGGCAAAGCTGTTCGAGGCCGGCCCGGTCAGCCGCAGCTTCGTCGCCTGCTTCGTGCTGGCGACGCTGGGCATGGACCCGTTCGAGCGCTACTTCCCCGGCTCGCGCTTCAGCGACGCGGAAGTCGACCGCCTGCTGGGCCGCCCGGTGGCGTCGCAGTCGCGCCAACGCCTGCGCGTGTTCCAGGAGGAACTTGCCAACGCCCGCACCATCGAGGCGCGCAAGCGCGTCACGCTGGCGATCGTCGAGGCCGGCGCGGGCTTTCCCAAGGGGCAGTACACCACCAGCGCGCTCGGCCTGCGCCAGGCCTATCCGTTCTGCGACCCGCAGCTGGCCGAATGGGTCTATCGCGAGGTGCCCGACGCGCAGCTGATCGACCGCGACGGCCACAACAAGCCGCTGGTGCGCAAGCACATCGCGCGTCGCTTCGGCGAGCTGCCGTACGTGCGTGCCAAGGGCTGCTTCCGCTTCGACCTGTGCGGGCTGGCCGCGGAACGCTTCGAGCAGGTGCACGCCTTCGCCGTGGAAGCGCGCGACCTGGTGCCCGGCGCCGCGCGCTGGCTGGAGGATTACCGCGGACGCATGGGCAACAAGTTCTTCGCCTCCAAGTTCTACCTGCTGGCCGTGGTGCTGCCGTGGCTGCTCAGCCGCGCCGACGCGCCGGCGCAGAGGCCCGACGCATGA
- a CDS encoding right-handed parallel beta-helix repeat-containing protein yields MNGPDANARRLFLQRALALAGAALLPALPRIATAAANQIDVRAKGARGDGKTDDTTAIQAAIDAIAATGGTVHVPAGNYMIDAARAISLRSNIRLEMAPDAQFTALPNTLKRYHVIRVWRVDNVQIVGGRVVGERDQHRGDKGEWGYGINIQASHNVLVQGTRISDCWGDGMWIGAFGRGAKADISTDITVQNVVCTNNRRQGLSLGPCQRVRILDSTFSDTNGTKPQSGIDLEPMGQGEVKDVLIQGCTLTGNKGCGVEIHHSVSGVVIRRCTIRDNGGFGVLAAQMNDLWVDDNVITANGMSGVKLAGHTSDVKVTDNTLSDNSAHSMRRALKAMTSGGGGDHPAQLHIGDKTSNVQVSGNKF; encoded by the coding sequence ATGAACGGGCCCGACGCCAACGCGCGCCGCCTGTTCCTGCAACGCGCCCTAGCGCTGGCGGGGGCCGCGCTGTTGCCGGCGTTGCCGCGTATCGCCACGGCGGCCGCCAACCAGATCGACGTGCGCGCCAAGGGCGCGCGCGGCGACGGCAAGACCGACGACACCACCGCGATCCAGGCCGCCATCGACGCCATCGCCGCCACCGGCGGCACGGTGCACGTGCCGGCGGGCAACTACATGATCGACGCCGCGCGCGCGATCAGCCTGCGCTCGAACATCCGCCTGGAAATGGCGCCGGACGCGCAGTTCACCGCGCTGCCCAACACGCTCAAGCGCTACCACGTCATCCGCGTCTGGCGGGTGGACAACGTGCAGATCGTGGGCGGCCGCGTGGTCGGCGAGCGCGACCAGCACCGTGGCGACAAGGGCGAGTGGGGCTACGGCATCAACATCCAGGCCTCGCACAACGTGCTGGTCCAGGGCACCCGCATTTCCGATTGCTGGGGCGACGGCATGTGGATCGGCGCGTTCGGCCGCGGCGCCAAGGCCGACATCTCCACCGACATCACCGTGCAGAACGTGGTGTGCACCAACAACCGCCGCCAGGGACTGTCGCTGGGTCCGTGCCAGCGCGTGCGCATCCTGGACAGCACCTTCAGCGACACCAACGGCACCAAGCCGCAGTCCGGCATCGACCTGGAGCCGATGGGGCAGGGCGAGGTGAAGGACGTGCTGATCCAGGGTTGCACGCTGACCGGCAACAAGGGCTGTGGCGTCGAGATCCATCACAGCGTGTCCGGCGTGGTGATCCGCCGCTGCACGATCCGCGACAACGGCGGCTTCGGCGTGCTGGCCGCGCAGATGAACGACCTGTGGGTGGACGACAACGTCATCACCGCCAACGGCATGAGCGGGGTCAAGCTCGCCGGCCACACCAGCGACGTGAAGGTCACCGACAACACGCTGTCGGACAACAGCGCGCATTCGATGCGCCGCGCGCTCAAGGCGATGACCTCCGGTGGCGGTGGCGACCACCCCGCGCAGCTGCACATCGGCGACAAGACTTCCAACGTGCAAGTGTCGGGCAACAAGTTCTAG